The window CCCCACGGAGCGCCTGGAGCCCTTCCTGGACAGTCACTGCCGGGCTTTCGACTGGCTGGGAGGGGTGTACGACAACCCCAAGACGGCGGTGGTACGCATCCTGCAGGGCCCCGAACGGGAAGAGCACGTCCGGTTTGCCAGCCTGCGGGCTCACCACCTGTTTGAAAGCCGCTTCTGCCGGCCCGGGTAAGCCCATGAGAAAGGCTGCGTCGAGAGATTCGTGGGCTACGTCCGGCTGAATGCGATGGTGCCGGTCCCGGATGTCCCCGACTGGGAAAGCCTCAACGCCCGGTTGCTTTCGTGGTGCGAGCAAAAGCGCCAGCAGCGCCTCGAGGCCCGGGTGGCCGATCAGGCCGCACTGCGGGCCTTTCCGGATCATCCCTTCCGCTGCAGCATCACCCGGATGTTGAAGGTCAATGCACTGTCACTGGTGCACTTTTTTCATGATCTCGCGTTCCTCACGGAGGATCCGGTTCTCGCCCCGCAGGCGCTTGAGCTCCTCGCGCTCGGCGGTGGTCAAGCCGCGTCGTTCCCCGGCGTCGATTTGCGCCCGGCGCAGCCAGCTGCGGAGGGAGGCGTCAGAAACGCCCAGGTCAACCGCGGATCTGCCTGGCTGCTCTCCTGCTCCCCGTTCTCGTCGTGGACCTCGTCCGTCCCGGCTGGATGCCGGGCGCGCTAGCCACGCAACGTGACGGTGCCCTGAGCGACCGCGCACCGGTGTTCTTGATCCCCTTCGATGCAGACCACCTCGCACCGACAGACAGCAAGGCGGGTCCCGGAGCCTTCCACGATGGCAGTCGCGATCAGCCGCTCGCCCCGTGCAGGGCGCAGGTAGTTGACCTTGAACTCCACTGTGACGACGTTTTCACCGAGTACCGATCCGCCGGCAAAGGTGATCGCATTGTCTACCAGGTAGCTGACCACCCCTCCGTGAACGACCCCGTGTTGCTGGCGAAACTCGTCCCTAACCGGGAGTGCGAGCACCGCCCGCCCCGGTTCGAAATCGACCAGCTCTGAACCCAGGAAGACGCTGAAGGGTTGTTGTGCGAGGACAAAGCGCCCGAGTTCTAGGAGGTTGGACATAACTTGCGCCTCCTTTCACGCAGCATCATCTTCCCAGGATAGCAGCGGAGGTCCTGCCCCGGCAAGCGGTGTACTTTGCCCTTCCTTCGGGTTTCGCGCCTCACACCGCCGCCATCGCCAGTAC is drawn from Bacillota bacterium and contains these coding sequences:
- a CDS encoding PaaI family thioesterase: MSNLLELGRFVLAQQPFSVFLGSELVDFEPGRAVLALPVRDEFRQQHGVVHGGVVSYLVDNAITFAGGSVLGENVVTVEFKVNYLRPARGERLIATAIVEGSGTRLAVCRCEVVCIEGDQEHRCAVAQGTVTLRG